In Rhizobium indicum, the following proteins share a genomic window:
- a CDS encoding helix-turn-helix transcriptional regulator — protein sequence MTLAILPLLRHLGSNRNGAIVAFGGTIIVKTSGADMDHVDIVDAVYQAAVRSELWPDTLCAIVDYVGAVAGNIVYQAPDGRGSFLIPGRMREDLNALYLQHYTSNPYARAFEKVKPGEIAVGNRLIDAEAVRHSAFYADICKPQNIFNQLFLPHASLHERGGIGGVALFLSRQQDEHAAEAAARLGRLSPHMARAIDLSFQVNRIARAPELPQRLIDAIADAAVLIDGRGAVLLLNAAAEALLKQADGIFLSRSETPSLAAHISKTSTRLVNAIRQALLIADGEDTPFDGALSISRPSGLPPYLVMITPLAPTAVSIWDAVDSGARVLIHIVDPEAKTRRQAQQLQHIFGLTEAETRVAALIGSGMNLPEIARVLGISSNTVKTHTGRCFGKTGVRSQAALARLIASIPIAGNRPATPSRTNGKSRPRQS from the coding sequence GTGACGCTCGCTATTTTGCCTCTCCTTAGACATTTAGGCAGTAATCGAAATGGTGCGATCGTTGCATTTGGCGGAACCATCATCGTGAAAACGAGCGGCGCTGATATGGATCATGTCGATATCGTTGATGCTGTCTATCAGGCGGCGGTCCGTTCAGAACTATGGCCGGATACGCTGTGCGCGATCGTTGATTACGTCGGTGCCGTCGCCGGAAATATTGTCTATCAGGCGCCCGATGGCCGCGGCAGCTTTCTGATCCCCGGCCGTATGCGCGAAGATTTGAATGCGCTCTATCTACAGCATTACACGAGCAACCCCTATGCCCGCGCATTCGAGAAGGTAAAGCCGGGCGAGATTGCAGTCGGCAATAGGTTGATCGATGCAGAGGCCGTAAGGCATTCCGCGTTTTACGCCGATATCTGCAAGCCTCAAAACATCTTCAATCAGCTCTTCCTGCCGCATGCCAGCCTGCACGAGCGGGGAGGTATCGGCGGTGTCGCTCTGTTCCTGTCTCGTCAGCAAGACGAGCACGCCGCGGAAGCGGCAGCACGGTTAGGGCGGCTGAGCCCGCACATGGCGCGGGCGATCGATCTTTCCTTTCAGGTAAACCGGATCGCCCGCGCACCCGAATTGCCGCAACGGCTGATCGATGCAATCGCGGATGCGGCTGTGCTGATCGATGGTCGGGGTGCGGTCCTTCTCTTGAATGCGGCAGCCGAAGCACTGCTCAAGCAGGCCGACGGCATTTTTCTCAGCCGATCCGAGACGCCCTCGCTTGCCGCCCATATTTCGAAGACATCCACCCGCCTAGTGAACGCCATTCGTCAGGCTTTGCTGATAGCCGATGGCGAAGACACGCCTTTCGACGGGGCATTGTCGATCTCCCGGCCATCGGGTTTGCCGCCCTATCTGGTGATGATCACGCCGCTTGCACCGACAGCGGTTTCGATATGGGATGCGGTTGATAGTGGAGCGCGCGTGCTCATTCATATCGTCGATCCGGAAGCGAAGACGCGTCGGCAAGCGCAACAACTGCAACACATCTTTGGCCTGACCGAAGCCGAAACCCGGGTCGCCGCACTGATCGGCAGCGGAATGAATCTGCCCGAGATTGCCCGGGTTCTTGGAATTTCGTCCAACACGGTAAAAACCCACACCGGCCGATGCTTTGGCAAAACGGGGGTGCGATCCCAGGCGGCTCTCGCCAGGCTGATTGCCTCGATCCCGATCGCCGGAAACAGGCCGGCGACGCCGTCCCGCACGAATGGAAAGAGCCGTCCGCGGCAATCGTAA
- the rapA2 gene encoding calcium-binding lectin RapA2, producing MASPIHATDDSATFQETDVISGNLLSNDSSDNGHLFLRAFDGASVGAKSGNSQVTQIQGDYGTFFVKPDGSYTYVLSDAAKIGFANGESFQEKVSYKISDGSGHTDVGLFTLNIQGVTQVKPIAVDDHYSFNEGDAIGGNVLDNDIAGDNGHLFLRQFDGTNVSAKSGPDAVTDIVGDYGVFHVKPNGEFTYELTDDLAAGQTVTETVQYYKISDGEGHTDAGVLTLNITGTDALV from the coding sequence ATGGCTTCGCCGATACATGCAACTGATGATAGTGCAACATTTCAAGAAACCGACGTTATTTCCGGAAATCTGCTTTCCAACGATTCCTCCGACAACGGCCACCTGTTCCTGCGCGCCTTCGACGGCGCAAGCGTAGGCGCCAAGAGCGGCAACAGCCAGGTTACCCAAATCCAGGGCGATTACGGCACCTTCTTCGTCAAGCCGGACGGCAGCTACACCTATGTCCTGAGCGACGCTGCCAAGATCGGTTTCGCCAACGGCGAATCGTTCCAGGAGAAGGTTTCCTACAAGATCTCCGACGGCAGCGGTCATACCGACGTCGGCCTGTTCACCCTGAACATCCAGGGCGTCACCCAGGTAAAGCCGATCGCTGTTGACGACCACTACAGCTTCAACGAAGGCGACGCCATCGGCGGCAACGTTCTGGACAACGACATTGCCGGCGACAATGGTCACCTCTTCCTCCGCCAGTTCGACGGCACGAATGTCAGCGCTAAGAGCGGCCCCGACGCTGTTACCGACATCGTCGGCGACTATGGCGTCTTCCACGTCAAGCCGAATGGCGAATTCACCTATGAGCTGACGGATGACCTGGCTGCTGGCCAGACCGTCACGGAAACCGTCCAGTATTACAAGATCTCCGATGGCGAAGGCCACACGGATGCTGGCGTTCTGACGCTCAACATCACGGGCACCGACGCTCTCGTTTGA
- the ppk2 gene encoding polyphosphate kinase 2, translating into MSQTHQDQLSRIKAEIADSFDEELEMQMEEDRLDDLVAEGMSEPAEQTLERKIYFRELFRLQHELVRLQDWVQHKKLKVVVLFEGRDSAGKGGAIKRVTQRLNPRVCRTVALPAPTERERHQWYFQRYVPHLPTGGEIVLFDRSWYNRAGVERVMGFCTPDELEEFFRSVPEFERMLVRSGIVLIKYWFSITDEEQEFRFNMRIHDPLKQWKLSPMDMESRVHWEEYTKAKEEMLARTHTEDAPWWVVQAVDKKRARLNCIAHLLEQIPYEDVPKPEIQLPDRIRNADYNRAPVPPEMYVPERY; encoded by the coding sequence AGATGGAGGAAGACCGGCTAGACGATCTGGTCGCCGAAGGAATGTCGGAACCGGCGGAGCAGACGCTCGAGCGAAAGATCTACTTCCGGGAGCTTTTCCGGTTGCAGCACGAGTTGGTGCGGCTGCAGGATTGGGTTCAGCATAAGAAGCTGAAGGTGGTGGTGCTGTTTGAAGGCCGGGATTCGGCCGGCAAGGGAGGCGCGATCAAGCGCGTGACCCAGCGCCTTAATCCACGTGTCTGCCGGACGGTCGCGCTGCCCGCCCCGACCGAGCGGGAGCGCCATCAATGGTATTTCCAGCGTTATGTCCCGCATCTTCCGACCGGTGGCGAAATCGTGCTCTTCGACCGAAGCTGGTACAATCGCGCCGGTGTCGAGCGCGTGATGGGGTTCTGCACCCCTGATGAACTCGAGGAGTTCTTCCGCTCGGTGCCCGAATTCGAACGGATGCTGGTCCGCTCCGGAATCGTGCTGATCAAATACTGGTTTTCGATCACCGACGAGGAGCAGGAATTCCGCTTCAATATGCGTATCCACGATCCGCTGAAGCAATGGAAGCTCTCACCTATGGATATGGAAAGCCGTGTCCATTGGGAGGAATACACCAAAGCCAAGGAAGAAATGCTGGCGCGTACCCACACGGAGGATGCACCCTGGTGGGTAGTACAGGCCGTGGACAAGAAACGGGCGCGTTTGAACTGCATTGCCCATCTTCTCGAGCAGATCCCTTACGAGGATGTTCCCAAACCTGAGATCCAGTTGCCGGACCGCATCCGTAACGCCGATTACAACAGGGCGCCGGTTCCACCTGAAATGTATGTGCCGGAGCGCTATTGA
- a CDS encoding aldo/keto reductase family oxidoreductase: protein MMTIDQSGTFNLGDRSVKRLGYGAMQLAGPGVFGPPKDHGAALAVLREAVSSGVNHIDTSDFYGPHVTNQIIREALHPYRDDLVIVTKIGARRGTDGSWMPAFSREELTAAVHDNLRNLGLDVLDVVNLRIMFDVHGPAEGSIEAPLTVLADLQQQGLVRHIGLSNVTSKQIAEGRGITEIDCVQNQYNLAHRADDALIDDLAHDGIAYVPFFPLGGFSPLQSSTLSDVAARLNATPMQVALAWLLRRAENILLIPGTSSVGHLRENLAAAALALPDEAVSELNRIADVAA, encoded by the coding sequence ATCATGACTATCGATCAGTCCGGCACGTTCAACCTCGGCGACCGCAGCGTGAAACGGCTTGGCTATGGCGCCATGCAGCTTGCCGGGCCTGGCGTGTTTGGTCCGCCCAAGGATCATGGCGCGGCATTGGCCGTGCTGCGAGAGGCGGTCTCGAGCGGCGTAAACCACATCGACACCAGCGACTTCTATGGCCCGCACGTCACCAACCAGATCATCCGCGAAGCGCTGCATCCCTATCGCGACGATCTCGTCATCGTCACCAAGATCGGCGCCCGGCGCGGCACGGATGGATCGTGGATGCCGGCCTTCTCGCGTGAAGAACTGACCGCGGCAGTGCACGACAATCTCCGCAATCTCGGCCTCGATGTGCTTGATGTCGTCAATCTCAGGATCATGTTCGACGTGCACGGCCCGGCCGAAGGGTCAATCGAAGCGCCACTGACGGTCCTTGCCGATCTCCAGCAGCAAGGCCTGGTCCGTCACATCGGGCTGAGCAACGTCACATCCAAACAAATCGCCGAAGGGCGTGGGATCACCGAGATCGACTGCGTGCAGAACCAGTACAATCTGGCGCATCGGGCCGACGATGCTCTGATCGACGATCTCGCGCACGACGGCATTGCCTATGTGCCGTTCTTCCCGCTCGGCGGGTTCAGCCCGCTGCAGTCTTCCACCCTGTCCGATGTCGCAGCACGCCTCAACGCCACGCCTATGCAGGTGGCGCTCGCCTGGCTGCTGCGTCGCGCGGAAAACATCCTACTGATCCCCGGCACCTCTTCCGTCGGCCATCTCAGGGAGAACCTCGCCGCCGCCGCGCTCGCGCTGCCGGATGAAGCCGTCTCGGAATTGAACCGCATAGCTGATGTCGCCGCCTGA
- the rpsU gene encoding 30S ribosomal protein S21, whose product MQVLVRDNNVDQALRVLKKKMQREGLFREMKERRAYEKPSERRVREKAQAISRHRKAARKQMQREGLLPGPKRAVAAR is encoded by the coding sequence ATGCAGGTACTCGTCAGAGACAACAATGTCGATCAAGCGCTCAGAGTCTTGAAAAAGAAAATGCAGCGCGAAGGGCTGTTCCGCGAAATGAAAGAACGGCGCGCCTATGAGAAACCGTCCGAACGGCGCGTCAGGGAAAAGGCGCAGGCGATCAGCCGACATCGCAAGGCTGCACGCAAGCAGATGCAGCGTGAAGGCCTGCTGCCCGGTCCGAAGCGGGCGGTGGCCGCCCGCTAG
- a CDS encoding pyridoxamine 5'-phosphate oxidase family protein, with product MANQDNATRVWELIDKIGFCMLTTRSGDDLRARPMSAYTAQLENAIYFLTDVSSHKDDEITRWPNVCLAFADTKGQKYVSVSGTAEVQNDRERTKELWATPAKAWWDNPDDPSIRILKMTPATAEYWDSPGTIISYIKMAAAAVSNTKPDMGDNAEVKL from the coding sequence ATGGCCAATCAAGACAATGCGACACGGGTATGGGAATTGATCGACAAGATCGGGTTTTGCATGCTGACGACCCGCAGCGGCGACGATCTCAGAGCCCGCCCGATGTCCGCCTATACCGCGCAGCTCGAGAATGCGATCTATTTTCTGACGGATGTCAGCAGTCACAAGGACGATGAAATCACTCGCTGGCCAAACGTCTGCCTCGCCTTTGCCGACACCAAGGGACAGAAATATGTTTCCGTATCGGGGACGGCCGAGGTGCAAAACGACCGGGAGAGAACCAAGGAATTATGGGCGACGCCGGCAAAGGCCTGGTGGGACAATCCCGACGATCCTTCCATCCGCATCCTCAAGATGACGCCGGCTACGGCCGAATATTGGGACAGCCCCGGCACGATCATCAGCTATATCAAGATGGCGGCCGCAGCGGTCTCGAATACCAAACCTGATATGGGCGACAATGCCGAGGTCAAGCTCTAG
- a CDS encoding LysR family transcriptional regulator, giving the protein MKADLGDLNAFVAVARAGGFREGARVSGSSASFLSEAVRRLEAQLGVRLLNRTTRSVVPTEAGKGLLERLGPALSEVESALDVVNGFRDRPAGALRLNVPVSAARLVLPAIVPPFLAAYPDIRLEVVTDESFVDVIAAGCDAGIRYDERLEQDMIAIPIGPRVQRFAIAASPDYLDRRGRPQHPSELLGHACLLGRFSSGAMTAPWEFERDGEIVRVDPTGPLIVRVGGATDLAVDAAISGTGIVCLFEDWLRPHLDNGVLEPLLEPWWQRFSGPFLYYPGRRLVPAPLRAFIDFVKASATA; this is encoded by the coding sequence ATGAAAGCAGATCTGGGTGATCTCAATGCCTTTGTTGCCGTGGCCCGTGCCGGGGGTTTCCGCGAGGGCGCGCGCGTCAGTGGCAGCAGCGCCTCCTTTCTCAGCGAAGCGGTGCGCCGCCTGGAGGCCCAGCTCGGCGTCAGGCTGCTCAACCGGACGACACGCAGTGTCGTCCCGACCGAAGCAGGCAAGGGCCTGCTGGAGCGGCTCGGCCCTGCTTTGAGCGAGGTGGAGTCTGCCCTCGACGTCGTCAACGGATTTCGCGACAGGCCGGCCGGTGCCTTGCGTCTCAATGTGCCGGTTAGCGCGGCGCGGCTGGTTCTGCCCGCCATCGTTCCACCGTTCCTCGCCGCCTATCCCGATATTCGGCTGGAGGTGGTAACCGACGAGAGCTTTGTCGACGTGATCGCGGCGGGCTGCGACGCTGGAATCCGCTATGACGAGCGGTTGGAGCAGGATATGATCGCGATACCGATCGGGCCACGCGTCCAGCGCTTTGCCATCGCAGCCTCCCCGGACTACCTGGATCGCCGTGGCCGGCCGCAACATCCGAGCGAGCTGCTCGGCCATGCCTGTCTATTGGGTCGCTTTTCCAGCGGTGCGATGACGGCGCCGTGGGAGTTCGAGCGCGATGGCGAGATAGTGCGGGTCGATCCAACGGGGCCGTTGATCGTGCGGGTCGGCGGAGCGACCGATTTGGCCGTCGATGCAGCGATATCAGGAACAGGGATCGTCTGCCTCTTCGAGGACTGGCTGCGCCCGCATCTCGACAACGGCGTCCTGGAACCCCTCCTCGAACCGTGGTGGCAACGCTTCTCCGGGCCGTTCCTCTACTATCCCGGGCGTCGGCTGGTGCCGGCGCCGCTCCGGGCATTCATCGACTTTGTCAAGGCATCGGCTACCGCATAA